Genomic DNA from Candidatus Cloacimonadota bacterium:
AGCTTTGGGTATAAGTGCTGCCCAAATCTTTCCGTACAAAGACATGTGTTAAAACTGCTCGGTGCAAATCGAATAAATGTGAGCATGAATTTCGCAGATCAATTAGTTCCAGAATTTTCAACCTGTGCTTTAATTTTCCAACACTCTCAATCGAGATATTTTGATTTGTAATTTACTTGACTTTAAATGTTGGAATTTCGTTCTGTTGGATAATTACGTAACTCAATCCGCCCGCTGGCGGATGGAAAGCAACAAACAAAATATAATATAAAATTGGAGTACAAATGAAAATGAATGATTATAAGGTAAAAGACATTTCCTTAGCAGAGTTTGGCAGGAAAGAAATTGATATTGCCGAAAAAGAGATGCCCGGATTAATGGCAATCCGAAAGAAGTTTTCAAAAAGCAAACCACTTCAAGGAGTCAAAATTACCGGTTCTTTGCATATGACAATTCAAACGGCGGTTCTGATAAAAACCTTAGTTGAATTGGGAGCTGACGTTCGTTGGGCAAGCTGCAATATCTATTCAACTCAAGATCACGCTGCTGCTGCAATTGCAGAAATGGGCATACCTGTTTTTGCATGGAAAGGTGAAACTCAGGACGAATACTGGTGGTGCACGAATAATGCATTGACCTTCCCAGACGGAACAGGTCCAAATTTAATCGTTGATGACGGAGGTGATGCAACTCTCATGCTTCATCGTGGGTATTATGCAGAGGAAAATCCGGAAATATTAAACAAAGAAGTGGAAGGCGATGATGAGAGAGCTTTGCTGGATAAATTGAGGGAAATTTATGAGAAGAATCCAACCAAATGGCATGAAGCCGCTAAGATTTTGAAAGGGATTTCTGAAGAAACCACTACAGGTGTTCATCGCCTCTATCAAAGGAAAAGAGACAATAACCTTTTAGCCCCTGCCATGAATGTTAACGATTCGGTAACAAAATCGAAATTTGACAATCTCTATGGTTGCCGAGAATCTTTGGCAGATGGAATAAAGCGAGCCACTGATGTAATGATTGCCGGAAAGGTTGTAGTTGTGCTTGGTTACGGAGATGTTGGCAAGGGATGCGCCCATTCCATGAAAAGTTATGGAGCTCGTGTTATCGTTACGGAAATAGATCCGATTTGTGCGTTGCAAGCTGCTATGGAAGGTTTTGAGGTTTCTACCATCGAAGACGCTCTTCCTGAAGGAAATATCTATGTTACAACTACCGGAAATCTGCATGTAATTACGGCTGAACACATATCAAAGATGAATGATCAGGCAATTGTATGCAATATTGGTCATTTTGACAATGAAATACAGGTTGCACAATTGAAAAAATATTCCGGTATAAAGGCAGAAAACATCAAACCGCAAGTGGATAAATATACTTTTCCGGATGGTCATTCAATATTTCTTCTCGCTGATGGACGGTTAGTAAATCTCGGTTGTGCTACCGGACACCCATCATTTGTGATGAGTAATTCTTTCACAAATCAAGTTCTCGCCCAAATCGATCTATGGGAAAATGATTATGAAATAGATGTTTATCGTCTTTCAAAATATCTTGATGAAGAAGTTGCCCGATTGCATTTAGAAAAAATTGGAGTGAAATTGACAAAGATGACCCCAGAACAATCTGAATATATTGGCTATCCCGTACAGGGACCTTATAAACCGGATCATTACCGATATTAAAAACAAGAAAAAAACTGAACGGAGAAATATAATGAATATACAAAAACAATTATTTACTTCAGAATCTGTAACTGAAGGTCATCCCGATAAAGTATGTGATCAGATAAGTGATGCAGTATTAGATGATTGCTTAAGGCAGGATTCAGAATCTCGTGTGGCGGTTGAATCAGCCGCAAAAAACGGAACTATTTGGGTTTTCGGTGAGATCACTACAGAAGGTTTCGTCTCTGTGGACGACATTGTAAGAAGAACCTTAAAGAAAATTGGTTATACAAATACGGATTATGGAATTGATTATGGAAATTGTGGGGTTTTATCAAGTCTTGTTCCCCAATCACCGAATATTAGTATTGGTGTTTCAAGGGGTGAAGGACTTCACAAAGAGCAAGGTGCGGGTGACCAGGGTATGATGTTTGGATATGCCTGTCGAGAAACAACAGAATTGATGCCAATGCCGATTATGGTGGCACACCATTTGACTAAACGACTTGCAGAAGTTAGGAAAAACGGAATACTACCATTTTTAGGACCAGATGGAAAATCTCAAGCAACTGTGGAATATGAAAATGGAAAACCCAAACGAATTCATACGGTCGTTGTTTCCACCCAGCATCTCAAAGGTGTGAAGAAAATCAAAG
This window encodes:
- the ahcY gene encoding adenosylhomocysteinase codes for the protein MKMNDYKVKDISLAEFGRKEIDIAEKEMPGLMAIRKKFSKSKPLQGVKITGSLHMTIQTAVLIKTLVELGADVRWASCNIYSTQDHAAAAIAEMGIPVFAWKGETQDEYWWCTNNALTFPDGTGPNLIVDDGGDATLMLHRGYYAEENPEILNKEVEGDDERALLDKLREIYEKNPTKWHEAAKILKGISEETTTGVHRLYQRKRDNNLLAPAMNVNDSVTKSKFDNLYGCRESLADGIKRATDVMIAGKVVVVLGYGDVGKGCAHSMKSYGARVIVTEIDPICALQAAMEGFEVSTIEDALPEGNIYVTTTGNLHVITAEHISKMNDQAIVCNIGHFDNEIQVAQLKKYSGIKAENIKPQVDKYTFPDGHSIFLLADGRLVNLGCATGHPSFVMSNSFTNQVLAQIDLWENDYEIDVYRLSKYLDEEVARLHLEKIGVKLTKMTPEQSEYIGYPVQGPYKPDHYRY
- the metK gene encoding methionine adenosyltransferase; this encodes MNIQKQLFTSESVTEGHPDKVCDQISDAVLDDCLRQDSESRVAVESAAKNGTIWVFGEITTEGFVSVDDIVRRTLKKIGYTNTDYGIDYGNCGVLSSLVPQSPNISIGVSRGEGLHKEQGAGDQGMMFGYACRETTELMPMPIMVAHHLTKRLAEVRKNGILPFLGPDGKSQATVEYENGKPKRIHTVVVSTQHLKGVKKIKDEIVRHVIKPICKEMMDDETIVHVNPTGEFIIGGPQADAGLTGRKIIVDTYGGMGRHGGGAFSGKDPSKVDRSAAYAARYIAKNIVAAGIADRFEIELSYAIGVAEPLSIWVNTFGTEKIKKEKIIEIVREHFPLTPEAIISHLKLKRPIYEITASYGHFGRNEETFTWEKTDKLDVLKKYL